A genomic segment from Propioniciclava sp. MC1595 encodes:
- the dusB gene encoding tRNA dihydrouridine synthase DusB has protein sequence MPDVVPEPLRFTAPSGGSVEVATPVVLAPMAGITNPAYRQLCLEQGAGLYVCEMITSRGIVERIPKTFGMLQFAPGETVRSVQLYGVDADIMARAAHILCEEFGVHHIDLNLGCPVPKVTRRGGGGALPWKTDRLESILRATVKAADAHGVPVTVKTRMGIDDDHLTYLDAGRIAQDAGVAAIALHARTVQQAYAGEARWEHIATLVDAVDIPVLGNGDIWEGADALRMVEQTGAAGVVIGRGCLGRPWLFRDLADAFAGRPVQPYPTLGEVTAMLRRHAVLLAELHGERWGLTDLRKHMAWYFKGFPIGGDLRRAFATVSSLAELDENIAQLDPTATYPEHELGTPRGRQGTPRAHVTLPYGWLDSRELGDEDLSAAESDVSGG, from the coding sequence CCAGCTGTGCCTGGAGCAGGGCGCGGGCCTGTACGTCTGCGAGATGATCACCAGCCGCGGCATCGTCGAGCGCATCCCCAAGACCTTCGGGATGCTGCAGTTCGCCCCCGGCGAGACGGTGCGCTCGGTGCAGCTCTACGGCGTGGACGCCGACATCATGGCCCGCGCCGCGCACATCCTGTGCGAGGAGTTCGGCGTCCACCACATCGACCTCAACCTCGGGTGCCCCGTGCCCAAGGTGACCCGCCGCGGCGGCGGGGGAGCCCTGCCCTGGAAGACCGACCGCCTCGAGTCCATCCTGCGCGCGACGGTGAAGGCGGCTGACGCCCACGGGGTCCCGGTCACGGTCAAGACCCGCATGGGCATCGACGACGACCACCTCACCTACCTCGATGCCGGCCGCATCGCCCAGGACGCGGGGGTCGCCGCCATCGCCCTGCACGCCCGCACGGTGCAGCAGGCCTACGCGGGCGAGGCCCGCTGGGAGCACATCGCCACCCTCGTCGACGCCGTCGACATCCCCGTCCTCGGCAACGGCGACATCTGGGAGGGCGCGGACGCCCTCCGCATGGTCGAGCAGACCGGCGCTGCGGGCGTGGTGATCGGCCGCGGCTGCCTGGGGCGTCCGTGGCTGTTCCGCGACCTGGCCGACGCCTTCGCCGGACGCCCCGTCCAGCCCTACCCGACGCTCGGCGAGGTGACCGCCATGCTGCGCCGGCACGCGGTGCTGCTGGCCGAGCTGCACGGAGAGCGCTGGGGGCTCACCGACCTGCGCAAGCACATGGCCTGGTACTTCAAGGGGTTCCCGATCGGGGGCGACCTGCGCCGCGCCTTCGCGACGGTCTCGAGCCTGGCCGAACTCGACGAGAACATCGCCCAGCTCGACCCGACGGCCACCTACCCCGAGCACGAGCTCGGCACGCCGCGGGGCCGTCAGGGGACGCCGCGGGCCCACGTCACCCTGCCGTACGGGTGGCTGGACAGCCGCGAACTCGGCGACGAGGACCTCTCCGCCGCCGAGTCCGACGTCTCGGGGGGCTGA